The Argentina anserina chromosome 3, drPotAnse1.1, whole genome shotgun sequence genome includes a region encoding these proteins:
- the LOC126786586 gene encoding la-related protein 6A translates to MEGEEGPTDAVPTTNAGSPPPSPPNDSDVSPDRAAPEVPRLPSDDDHDQSSGGGLTEDLKLKIIKQVEYYFSDENLPTDKYMLGLIKKNKEGFVPISVIASFKKMKKLVRNYSLIAAALKDSSLLVVSSNGKKVKRLHPLPSPETRDPKFTVLVENLPVDHSVENLKKMFSEAGNIKDICILDPSAIEASAKGGKVEKLMSNKLHALVEYDTVEATEKAVLILNNEEDWRNGMRVKLLKQMVKYGQSGQRRQSRRGFDSEKSSSIRTSETGTEETHIANEHHNGTPDEEDLGDHMPMEKTGHRGRGRGQSGRQKYRGLNGLGHGTTSSGHPIEPSKPPPGPRMPDGTRGFSMGRGRTPVPNQSEHGIRGLF, encoded by the exons ATGGAAGGCGAAGAGGGGCCCACCGACGCCGTCCCCACCACCAACGCCGGCTCCCCTCCACCGTCTCCACCTAACGACTCCGATGTCTCCCCCGATCGCGCGGCTCCCGAGGTTCCGCGCCTGCCGTCCGACGACGACCACGATCAATCGTCCGGCGGCGGCCTCACTGAGGATCTTAAGCTGAAGATTATCAAGCAG GTGGAATATTACTTTAGTGATGAAAACTTGCCCACCGACAAGTACATGTTGGGTTTGattaaaaagaacaaagaaggtTTTG TTCCTATTTCAGTCATTGCTTCTttcaagaagatgaagaagctcGTTCGAAACTACTCGTTAATTGCGGCTGCTTTGAAAGACTCCTCTCTTCTT GTTGTGAGTTCAAATGGGAAGAAGGTGAAACGACTTCATCCTCTACCATCACCTGAAACCAGGGATCCAAAG TTCACTGTTTTGGTGGAGAATCTACCAGTTGACCATTCAGTGGAAAACCTTAAGAAAATGTTTAGTGAGGCCGGAAA TATAAAGGATATATGCATACTTGACCCAAGTGCCATAGAGGCATCGGCAAAAGGCGGCAAGGTTGAGAAGCTAATGAGTAATAAG TTGCATGCCCTTGTAGAGTATGATACTGTGGAGGCTACTGAGAAAGCT GTTCTTATATTAAACAATGAGGAAGATTGGAGAAATGGCATGCGGGTGAAGCTCCTAAAGCAGATG GTTAAGTACGGACAGAGTGGACAGCGAAGACAATCCCGGCGGGGCTTTGATTCTGAGAAGAGTAGCAGTATTCGGACATCGGAAACAGGGACTGAGGAGACTCATATTGCAAACGAACATCACAATGGTACACCTGATGAAGAG GATCTAGGAGACCACATGCCCATGGAGAAAACTGGGCACAGGGGTCGAGGTCGGGGGCAATCTGGTAGGCAGAAGTACCGTGGCCTCAATGGATTAG GCCATGGAACCACTTCGTCTGGTCATCCAATTGAACCCTCAAAGCCACCACCTGGCCCAAGAATGCCTGATGGAACCAGGGGATTCTCCATGGGACGAGGCCGGACTCCGGTGCCGAATCAGAGTGAACACGGGATAAGGGGATTATTTTGA
- the LOC126786724 gene encoding uncharacterized protein LOC126786724 produces MGRSSATATWVLPFMLLLGSLAAQISAEDGPLPNGDFEATPTGGFSSDAIVDGPTGIPSWKSNGTVEIVESGQKQGGMILIVPQGRHAVRLGNDAEVSQNIKVEKGSIYSVTFSAARTCAQLESLNVSVLPASQTIDLQTLYNVQGWDPYAWAFEAEEDDVNLVFRNPGMEDDPTCGPIIDDVAIKKLFTPDRPKNNAVVNGDFEEGPWMLANISLGVLLPTNLDEETSSLPGWNVESNRAVRYIDSYHFSVPQGKRAIELLSGKEGIISQMVETKPNKPYTLTFSVGHANDKCKQPLAVMAFAGDQAQNVHYTPDSNSTFQIANVNFTAKAERSRIAFYSVYYNTRTDDMSSLCGPVVDDVRVWFSGSRRNVLRGLGLRLGLALWVLVLVLV; encoded by the exons ATGGGTCGGAGCTCCGCAACGGCCACATGGGTCTTACCGTTTATGCTTCTTCTGGGTTCCCTGGCTGCTCAAATCTCAGCTGAAGATG GACCACTGCCAAACGGTGACTTTGAGGCGACTCCGACCGGCGGTTTCTCCAGTGACGCCATAGTAGACGGGCCCACAGGGATCCCCAGCTGGAAATCAAACGGCACCGTGGAGATAGTCGAGTCCGGGCAAAAACAGGGTGGGATGATCCTCATCGTACCGCAAGGTAGACACGCGGTCCGGCTCGGCAACGACGCCGAAGTGAGCCAAAACATCAAGGTGGAGAAGGGTTCGATCTACTCCGTTACGTTCAGCGCGGCTCGCACGTGCGCGCAGCTGGAGTCGCTGAACGTGTCGGTGCTACCCGCGTCGCAGACAATAGACCTGCAGACACTGTACAATGTGCAGGGGTGGGACCCCTACGCGTGGGCTTTTGAGGCCGAGGAGGATGATGTGAATCTGGTGTTTAGGAACCCCGGGATGGAGGACGACCCTACTTGTGGGCCCATCATTGATGACGTTGCAATCAAGAAGCTCTTTACCCCTGATAGGCCCAAAA ACAATGCAGTGGTTAATGGTGATTTTGAAGAAGGTCCGTGGATGCTTGCAAACATCTCTTTGGGAGTGCTGCTGCCTACAAATCTCGACGAAGAAACATCATCCTTACCGGGTTGGAATGTTGAATCCAACCGGGCTGTTCGTTACATCGACTCCTACCACTTCAGTGTGCCACAGGGCAAGAGAGCGATCGAATTGCTTTCTGGGAAGGAAGGCATCATTTCGCAAATGGTTGAAACTAAACCGAACAAGCCATATACCCTCACATTCTCTGTAGGCCATGCTAATGACAAATGCAAGCAGCCTCTCGCTGTGATGGCCTTTGCCGGCGACCAGGCTCAAAATGTTCATTACACCCCTGATTCCAACAGCACATTCCAAATCGCCAATGTGAACTTCACTGCCAAAGCTGAGAGGTCAAGGATTGCATTCTACAGTGTGTACTACAACACAAGGACTGATGATATGAGCTCACTGTGTGGACCTGTGGTGGATGATGTGAGGGTTTGGTTTTCGGGGTCAAGGAGAAATGTGCTCCGAGGGTTGGGTCTAAGGCTTGGGCTTGCCTTGTGGGTGCTTGTGCTGGTGTTGGTTTAG